Proteins from a single region of Apostichopus japonicus isolate 1M-3 chromosome 21, ASM3797524v1, whole genome shotgun sequence:
- the LOC139962881 gene encoding glutamate receptor ionotropic, kainate 2-like isoform X2: MDVVKHVCKLLEHGVVAIFGPTSTEGAVTTRSLCNIHNVPHIDTRSDFSIDTDSNGSISFAPQPKHVSHVVKEIIKEYRWSKIAILYHEEEGLGRVKEILPMSVVEDIDMTFFPIGRNYKSVLKKLKNSGQKNVLIDCRREICIKLIDKMLELQMLRAYYRYLFLSMDVHLPVYENYSGDDVNMTILHLTNRSSSYYKNITKEWKKRTDGSELMSESALMIDAVHVVVNGVITMEETLLPVTLKCGEPHNRWHQGARLTQEILDSQYDRGLTGPMDFDDQMNRLQPRIFVSELYHEDMEQIGYWSVYSEKHLTLNPTSAIDMSNSNTANRTYIVATITETPYVMLKKVQSGVEFENNNDRYEGYCVDLLKLLAQRINFNYELNPIKSRIYGTDNGKGEWDGLIGELMNKKADLAVAPLTITYDREQVVDFSKPFMFLGITILYRVPEPQNPGVFSFLSPLAFDVWLYVVIAYLLVALSLFLLARFSPYEWYNSHPCNPEYDEVENQFSFFNCLWFSFGGLMQQGSEINPRSFSTRVLSGFWWFFSLILISSYTANLAAFLTVERMVSPIQSADDLAKQTTIEYGTLAGGSSETFFRNSKIDTYKAMWEYMSEKPGVLTVDYKEGIDRVLASNKYAFLMESTTAEYTVSQHCNNLTLIGGLLNSRGYGVGTPLGSPLRDEITKVILQLQEEDILLQLKKKWWKTDKCVQEHKNKEDANELDLSNIGGIFLVLLAGLIVGLITAVCEFVWKSRQNAEIDRKSLCGEMMAEMRFACRCNRKRRMSKTIDQSTYIPAPMYHRPSVNGNAMPLADTVA; this comes from the exons tatgtaaacttttggaaCATGGTGTTGTCGCCATTTTTGGACCAACGTCTACAGAGGGCGCTGTTACAACTCGCTCTTTATGCAATATACACAATGTGCCTCACATCGATACCCGATCGGACTTCAGTATTGACACGGACAGCAACGGTTCGATCAGTTTCGCGCCACAACCAAAGCACGTGAGTCATGTCGTCAAGGAGATCATCAAGGAGTATCGATGGTCCAAGATCGCCATTTTGTACCACGAGGAAGAAG GCCTTGGGCGTGTCAAGGAGATTCTGCCCATGTCAGTGGTCGAGGATATAGACATGACCTTCTTTCCTATTGGACGAAATTACAAAAGCGTCCTGAAGAAACTCAAAAATAGTGGTCAAAAGAACGTTTTGATTGACTGTCGACGAGAGATTTGCATCAAGCTAATCGACAAg ATGTTGGAACTTCAAATGTTGCGAGCGTATTACCGTTATCTCTTTCTGTCTATG GATGTTCATTTACCCGTCTATGAAAACTACTCTGGGGATGACGTCAATATGACAATACTTCATCTCACAAACCGATCCAGTTCTTACTATAAAAACATTACCAAAGAGTGGAAAAAACGTACAGACGGAAGTGAACTAATG tctGAATCGGCGCTAATGATTGACGCAGTTCATGTGGTGGTTAATGGTGTTATTACGATGGAAGAAACTCTACTTCCAGTAACATTGAAGTGCGGAGAACCCCACAATAGATGGCACCAAGGAGCCAGGTTAACTCAGGAAATATTAGAT AGTCAGTATGATCGAGGATTAACAGGACCGATGGATTTTGACGATCAGATGAATAGACTTCAACCGAGAATATTTGTATCAGAACTTTATCACGAAGATATGGAACAG ATCGGTTACTGGTCAGTCTACTCAGAAAAGCATCTAACATTAAATCCTACATCTGCTATAGATATGAGCAATTCCAATACTGCCAACCGAACGTATATCGTTGCAACAATAACG GAGACCCCGTACGTGATGTTAAAGAAAGTGCAATCTGGAGTTGAGTTTGAAAATAACAACGATAGATATGAAGGTTATTGTGTTGATTTGTTAAAACTATTAGCCCAAAGAATCAATTTCAACTACGAACTTAATCCAATTAAGTCACGGATCTACGGTACGGACAATGGCAAAGGGGAATGGGACGGCCTTATTGGAGAATTAATGAATAAG AAAGCAGATTTAGCCGTCGCTCCTTTGACGATTACATACGACCGGGAACAGGTCGTCGATTTCTCGAAACCGTTCATGTTTCTCGGTATCACCATCCTTTACCGGGTCCCGGAACCGCAAAACCCCGGTGTCTTTTCCTTCCTCAGCCCCTTAGCTTTCGACGTTTGGTTATACGTAGTCATCGCCTACCTTCTCGTAGCCCTGTCGCTGTTCCTTCTAGCCCGCTTCAGCCCTTACGAGTGGTACAATTCACACCCCTGTAACCCCGAATACGATGAGGTCGAGAACCAGTTCAGTTTCTTCAACTGCCTCTGGTTCTCATTCGGTGGATTGATGCAGCAAGGCTCAGAAATCAACCCAAGATCATTCTCTACGCGAGTCCTCAGCGGGTTTTGGTGGTTCTTTTCGCTTATCTTAATCTCGTCCTACACTGCCAACCTAGCGGCCTTTTTAACCGTTGAGAGAATGGTGTCGCCCATCCAGAGCGCAGACGATTTAGCTAAACAGACGACTATAGAGTATGGGACGCTGGCTGGCGGCTCCAGTGAGACTTTCTTTAGA AACTCAAAAATTGACACGTACAAAGCGATGTGGGAATACATGAGCGAGAAACCAGGTGTGCTTACTGTGGACTATAAGGAAGGGATCGATAGGGTCCTCGCATCTAACAAGTATGCCTTCCTAATGGAGTCCACAACAGCAGAGTACACTGTCTCACAACACTGCAATAATCTGACTCTAATAGGGGGTCTACTCAACTCCAGAGGGTACGGGGTAGGGACCCCTCTCG GATCTCCTCTGCGAGATGAGATCACCAAGGTGATATTACAGCTTCAGGAAGAAGATATTTTActacaattgaaaaaaaaatggtggaaAACAGATAAATGTGTCCAggaacataaaaacaaagaagatgCAAATGAGCTCGACCTATCAAATATTGGTGGAATCTTTCTGGTTCTACTCGCTGGTCTAATCGTTGGACTTATTACAGCCGTTTGTGAATTCGTTTGGAAATCAAGACAAAATGCAGAAATTGATAGA